GATCGGGACGAACGCCAGCCCATTCGATAAAGGCACAGCCTCGGTGCGCTTTCATCATTCCTCGGGACGGCTGGGCGGAATGCCGGGTATGTGGGGCTACGTCAAAGGCGGCATGGGGATGGTTTCGTTCTATCTGTGCGACGCGGCGCGCGAGGCGGGTGCGGTGGTGGCCGCGGGTGTTCCGGTTGCGCGGATATTGCCGGGCGAAGGCGTGCTGCTCGAAGGCGGAGAAAAGATCTCCGCGCCTGTGGTTATCTCAAATGCCGACCCGCGTGTGACGCTGCGCCTGCTTGGCGCGCAAGCGGACGCGGGATGGCGAGCGCGGGTTGAGTCTGTGCCAATCGAGGGATGTACGGTCAAGCTGAACGTGCTGCTGAAGGAATTGCCGAATTTCAAGGCACGCCCCGGGATTGACGAGCCGCACCATTATGGCCAGATCAACGCGCCGCTGACGAAGGCGGAGTGGAAGCAGAGCTTTGCCGCAGCGAAGGATGGTCGTCTCCCGGAACAGCTCTGGTGTGAGCTTTATTTTCAGAGCGTTCATGATGCGAGTGTTGTGCCGGAGGGAAAGCACACGATGAGCGTCTTTGCGCAGTATGTTCCGCATACCTTCGCGCATGGGTCGTGGGACGATCATCGGCAGGCAGCGCGCAAGCTGGCGCTTGACTCGATTGGGCGATTCTGCAGCAACATTCCGGAGGCTGTTGAAGATGCTCAGGTGCTTGGTCCTCCGGATATTGAAAAGAAGGTTGGACTTACCGGTGGGCATATCTTTCAGGGCGAGATACTACCGCAATATATGTGGAGCAACCGGCTTACCGCCCGCACACCTATGCCGGGCGTGTATCTATGCGGCGCTTGCACGCACCCCGGAGGCTCGGTGATCGCCATGAATGGGCGCAACGCTGCGATGGCGGTACTGAAGGATGTATCTGCATTGGTGGGCAGGTGAGGTAACTCCGGCAACAGGAAGGCGGCAGCTTTGGCGGATGCGAGCAACGCGGTAGCGCAGCAGCCCAGTGTCGTGCCCGAGATGAAGCGCGAGATCGGCTTCTTCGACCTGACGATGTTCTATGTTGTGAGCGGTCTGAGCCTGCGATGGATCGCGACTGCCGCAGCGTCGGGGCCGAATTCCATTGTGGTGTGGATTTTCGCGTGGATCGGTTTCTTTCTGCCGCTGGCCGCCTGCGTACTTGAGCTTTCTTCGCGCTATCCGCAGGAGGGCGGACTGTACGTCTGGGCTCGGGAGGGTTTTGGCGATTTCGCGGGATTCATCTCCGCATGGACTTACTGGATGAGCAACCTGCCGTATTTCTCCGCCGTGCTGTACTTTGCGGCGGGAAGCGCTCTCTTCGTTGCCGGGCCACAAGGCGCGAAGCTCGCCAACGAGAGCGGATACTTCATGACTTTTTCTCTGGTGGCGCTGGGCGGGATTACAGTCTTGAATATTCGCGGCGTAAAGCCCAGTAAGTGGCTGAACAATGCCGGTGCATTGGGAATGACTTTGCCGGTTCTGGTGTTGCTGATACTGGGGCTTATTTCATGGATGCGCGCAGGTTCGGCGACGCACTTCACGTTCGCTGCGATGGTTCCTCATGCCAGCATAAAGAACGCTATCTTCTGGTCGACGATCTTCTTTGCCTTTGGCGGCGTGGAGAGCGCGTCCTTTATGGGCGGGGAGATCAGAAACACGCGCAGGACGGTGCCACGGGCACTTATCTTCGCCGGTGTGCTCATTACGATGGGGTATATTCTCGGCACGATTGCCATGCTGGTTGCGATGCCGAGCGAGCAGATTAGCGGTCTGGGCGGATTTATGACCGCTATTGCACGGATGTGCCAAGATTTTCAAGTCGGCTGGATGGTCGTCGCCATCTCGCTGATGGTTACGCTCAGTTGCCTGGGTGCGGCTTGCGCTTATCTTGCGGCCTGTTCGCGGCTGCCCTTTGTCGCCGGCATCGACAACTATCTGCCCGCAGCTTTTGGCCGCATCCATCCCAAGTGGAACACGCCATATGTCGCGGTATTTTTCTATGGCCTAGCCGGAATGCTCTTTGCTTTTCTTGGGCAGGCAGCAACGACGGTCAAAGGCGCTTATGACGTGCTGGTAAGCATGAGCGTCATCACCTATTTCATCCCTTACCTGTTTCTCTTCGCTTCGATGATTCGTGTGCAGAGCGAGCCTGCTGGCCCGGATGTGATTCGCGTTCCGGGCGGAAGGCGGGTTGCGATTCCGCTGGCTGTTCTTGGACTGATTACAACCAGCATTACGATCTGCCTGTCCGTGTTGCCTTCGGATGACGAACCGAACAAGACGCTTGCGGTGGTTAAGATTGTCGGAATGACCTTTGTTCTGCTGGCTGCCGGAGTTGTGATCTACGCGCTTGGCAAGCGCAGGCAGGCGCGGAGTATGCACTTGCAACCAGTTATCGCCGAGCCAGCTCCGCTGATGCGAAACCTGCCCGATTAGTTTTTCCTATGGAAACTACCGATATGGACCAAAGGCTGGTCTCGATTCTCGCTTTATACGACGAAACTGCCCCGCTGAACGAGGCGCGCACCATCCCTGCGCCGTGGTATTTCGATCCGGCGATTGCAAAACTCGAAGAGCAGCATGTCTTCGGCGGGAACTGGCAAGTGGTTGGACGAACCGGTCAGGTGGCCAATCCCGGCGATTACTTTACCGCCGAACTTGCGAGTGAGCCGATTCTGGTGGTGCGTGGAGCCGACGGCCAGTTACGCGCCTTCTATAACGTATGCCGCCATCACGCGGCGGCGGTTGCTACCGCGCCTTACGGCCATGCGCAATCGTTTCGATGCCCTTACCACGGCTGGAACTACGGCCTCGACGGCAGCCTCAAGGGTATGCCGGAGTTCGCTGGCGTTTGCAACTTCGATCGCGCCGCGAACGGACTTGTGCCGATTGCTGTTGACGCGTGGGAGAGCTTTGTCTTTGTGAATCTCGCGCCGAACCCTGCCCCGCTCGGGAATTTCCTGGGGGACCTTGTCTCTCGCGTAACGCCGTTGGGGCTCGGCAACCTCCACTTCCACTCGCGCAGAGAGTACACACTCAACTGCAACTGGAAGGTCTACGTGGATAACTACCTGGATGGCGGATATCACGTGCCGCACCTGCACAAAGGCCTGAACAGCGTGCTGGACTACGCGCACTACACAATTGAGAACGGCGAGCGCTACTGCCTGCAATCGAGCCCGATGGTTGCTTCCGAAGACGCGCAGATTGCAGCAACTAGAACGGGCGACCGCGCCTGGTATTTCTGGCTTTATCCGAACTTCATGATCAATATTTATGACGGCGTGATGGATACGAATCTCGTTGTTTCGCATGGCGTCGACAAATGCCGCGTTATTTTCGATTTTTACTTCTCCGATATTTCCTCTGGTCGGGAGGAACACAACCGCGCCAGCATTGCTACGAGTGACAAGGTTCAGGATGAGGATGTCGCGATCTGCGAGTCTGTGCAAAAGGGTCTGGCTTCGCGCTCCTATGGAGCGGGGCGGCTTTCCGTGAGGCGCGAGACCGGCGAGCATCTTTTCCATCGGCTGCTGGCGCGGGATTTGAGATCCGGCAACGAATTTGACGCGAAGGAGCCCTTCCGACTCGCCGTGCGATGATAATCCTGAACGGATTCAGCGCGACTCTCCGGAATGTGCGCTGCATCACACAATCCAAGAGGCTTTCTTCTTCATGTCTGACAATACAATCCCGGGAACGGAATCGATCCTCCCGACCGCTCCCGAATCTGACTCTCACGCGACCGAAAACTCATCCTCCGCCGGGGATATGCAAGCCGCTGAACCCCAGACGCTCTCCGTGGTTGATCCCAAGATCGATCCGGAGATAGCGGCGGAAGTGGAAGCGGAAGTGCAGGCTGCGCATACTGCCGAGCCGTCTCCCGCTCCTGTTGCTGAGCAGATTAAACCCGCAGCCGTACCGGCCGCCGAGGCCAAGGCCGCCGAAGTCAAGTTAGCCGAAGTCGAGCCAGCCGCTGAACCGGAAGAGTCCTTTGCGGATATCTTTTCGGAGTTCCAGCGCACGCACTCGCGTCGCGAAGGTGAGAGCCAGATTCGCGGCACGGTTGTCGCCGTTACCGCGGACTCGGTTCTGGTCGATATCGGTTTCAAATCGGAAGGAATCTTGCCGCTGACTGCATTTGCCACCGCGAAGGAGCCGGTTAAGGTGGGGGACGCGCTGCAGGTTTCGGTGAAGGGACGCGACGAGGACGGGTATTACCAGCTCAGCCTGTTCCGGACTGCCGTTCCCAAGGATTGGACCAGCCTGGAACGCGCTTTTGCCGAGAAATCGACCATCGTCGGCACGGTGACCGGGGTGGTCAAGGGCGGTTTACATGTGGACGTCGGCGTCCGCGCCTTTCTGCCGGCCTCACGCAGTGGTGCGCGGGATACCGCGGAGCTGGAAAAGCTGGTTGGCCAGGAGATTCGCGTCCGGATCACCAAGCTGGACGTGCAGGACGAGGACGTTGTCGTCGATCGACGCGTTGTGACCGAGGAAGAAGCGCTCGAAGGCAAGGCCCGGCGATACGCCGAGGTACAGGAAGGTGCGGTTCTTGATGGCACTGTTCGCAGCCTGATGGAGTACGGGGCTTTTGTCGATCTGGGCGGGGTTGACGGGCTGCTGCACATCAGCGATATCGCCTGGAGCCGCGTGGCCAATGTCGCGGATGTACTCACGGTGGGCCAGCAGATTGAAGTCAAAGTGCTGAAGATTGACCCGGAAACTCGCCGCATTGCGCTCGGACTTAAGCAGTTGCAGCCTCATCCGTGGGATGCGGTCGCGGAGAAATACACGGCTGGCCAGCGCGTGCGCGGTGTTGTGACGCGCATCGCCGAGTTTGGCGCATTTGTCGAGTTGGAGCCGGGCGTCGAGGGGCTGGTTCATCTGTCCGAAATGTCGTGGTCGAAGCGGGTTTATAAAGCCACGGAGGTGGTGAATCTCGGCGACGTGATTGACGCTGTGATTCTAGCGATTGCGATTCCTGAGCGGCGCATCTCGCTTGGCCTCAAGCAGGCTCTCGGCGATCCATGGGTGGAAGCGGCAGCGCGAATGGTTCCGGGATCGATTATCGAAGGTCCGGTGGCGAGCATCACCAAGTTTGGCGCGTTCATTCAAGCCTCGGAGGGCGTCGAGGGGCTGGTTCACATCAGCGAGATTGTGGCAGATCGGCGGCTCAACCATCCTTCGGATGTGCTTCGCGTCGGCCAGGTGGTGCGCGCGCTGGTGCTCGATCTGGACAAGGAAAAACGCCAGCTCCGGCTCAGCATGAAGCAGCTCATTCCGACCAGCCTCGACGAATTTCTGGCTGAACACAAGGCCGGGGACGCGGTGACTGGCCGCATCGCGTCGATTGAAAACGGCGTCGCGCAGGTTGAGATTGGCGAGGGAATATTCTGCTCGTGCAAGCTGCCTGCGGCCGGTCCAGCGCAGGCAACCGCACAGCCGGAACCGGAAGCACCCAAGCCGGCGGCTGTCGATCTCTCTGCGCTCAGTTCGATGCTCAAGACGAAGTGGAAGACCGGTTCGAGCCCGACGGACGCGGCTTCGCCGAAGGCCAAGTCCAAGACTGTGGAGCCCGCAGGTCCCGGCCAGGTGCGCAGCTTCCGCATTTCTCAGATCGACTCTGCCGCCAAGCGAATCAGCCTGGAACTGGTGGGGTAAGATGTTTCAGGCTTTCGAAATGCATTTTTATCGAGCCTGAAAATAATTCCCTACATAGAAGGGGCATCAACGCATGGGCAGCTTGAATCGTCGTCAGATCTTGCAGAGCGGAGTCGCGTGTACAGCGGCCGCGCTGCTCGCTCCATCTGGTTCGCTAACAGCGGAAGCACAGACATCCGCGCAGGCTGCGCCGGTGCAGCGCAAGGGCAATATTCACCAGTCCGTCGCGCGCTGGTGCTACAAACAGATTGCGCTCGACGATCTCTGCGCCGCTTCCGCTCAGATGGGGCTCAAGGGCGTCGACTTGCTGCAGCCGGAAGAATTTGAAGTTCCCAAGCGTTACGGGCTTGTCTGCTCCATGGGTTACGCCGATGGCGGCGCGATCGACAAGGGCCTCAATCGGCTGGAGAACCACGACGCCATTGAGGCCGGGCTGCGCAAGAATGTTCCGCTGGCGGCCAAGGCCGGGGTGCCCAACGTCATCACGTTTTCCGGACTGCGGTCGGGCATGACGGACTGGGAGGGCGCGCGCAATACAATCATTGGCCTGAAGCGCCTGCGCTCCCTGATGGAAGACAATGGGGTGACTCTCTGCGTTGAGCTGCTCAACAGCAAGAAGGACCACCGCGACTACATGTGCGATCACACCAACTGGGGCGTCACAGTGATGGCGGAGGTTGGCTCCAACAACATTAAATTGCTGTACGACATCTACCACATGCAGATCATGGAAGGCGATTTGATCGCGACGATCACCGCCAATCATCAGTGGATCGGCCACTTTCACACCGGCGGCGTTCCGGGGCGGCATGAGCTGGACGATACCCAGGAAATCAACTGGGTCGGTGTGATGAAGGGAATTGCCGCGACCGGGTACAAGGGCTATGTGGCGCATGAATTTGTGCCCAGCAAAGATCCGCTGACCTCGTTGCGCCAGGCCGTCGACTTGTGCGACGTATAACGATCCTGCACTGAGCGCGTTGCGTGGAGTTTGAACTTCATCGAGGGCGCTTGCCAGCTTTCTGAGCTAGCCCTCGACGTCGCTTGCCACCGGCAGCCGCATTTCGACGATCAGGCCGCCCTCTTTCGAGTTTCGCGCTGTGACCGCGCCACCATGCAGGCGGATCGCACGCTCGGTGATCGCGAGACCTACGCCGTATCCGCCTGTCGAACGCTGCCTGGACAAATCGAGGCGATAAAAGGGCCGGAATATCGACTTCAGTGCCGCTTCGGGCACGCCCGGTCCGCAGTCTCTTACCTGAAGCACGGCGAAGTGAGTTCCAAGGCGATTTTCTTCGAAGAGCTGGATCTCGACGGAGGTTCCTTCGGCCGTATAGGCGATTGCGTTTCGAATGACGTTTTCAACCGCGCGCCCAAGCAGTTCGGGACTGCCCAGGACGGCTCCCGGGCCGGCTTTTTGCGGATCGCCTTGTCTGGATCCGGCAAAGCTGACGGCGCAGTTGCGGCGCTGGGCTTCGTAGTCCATATCCGGAAGCAGCTCGGCTACGACGTCGCGCAGTGAAACACGCAGCCGGTCGGGCAGCCGGGTGGAGGATTCTAGATGCGAGAGACTCAGCAACTGGCCGATCAGGGAATTCAACCGCCCGGTTTCGC
This portion of the Acidicapsa acidisoli genome encodes:
- a CDS encoding APC family permease, with translation MADASNAVAQQPSVVPEMKREIGFFDLTMFYVVSGLSLRWIATAAASGPNSIVVWIFAWIGFFLPLAACVLELSSRYPQEGGLYVWAREGFGDFAGFISAWTYWMSNLPYFSAVLYFAAGSALFVAGPQGAKLANESGYFMTFSLVALGGITVLNIRGVKPSKWLNNAGALGMTLPVLVLLILGLISWMRAGSATHFTFAAMVPHASIKNAIFWSTIFFAFGGVESASFMGGEIRNTRRTVPRALIFAGVLITMGYILGTIAMLVAMPSEQISGLGGFMTAIARMCQDFQVGWMVVAISLMVTLSCLGAACAYLAACSRLPFVAGIDNYLPAAFGRIHPKWNTPYVAVFFYGLAGMLFAFLGQAATTVKGAYDVLVSMSVITYFIPYLFLFASMIRVQSEPAGPDVIRVPGGRRVAIPLAVLGLITTSITICLSVLPSDDEPNKTLAVVKIVGMTFVLLAAGVVIYALGKRRQARSMHLQPVIAEPAPLMRNLPD
- a CDS encoding hydroxypyruvate isomerase family protein, which translates into the protein MGSLNRRQILQSGVACTAAALLAPSGSLTAEAQTSAQAAPVQRKGNIHQSVARWCYKQIALDDLCAASAQMGLKGVDLLQPEEFEVPKRYGLVCSMGYADGGAIDKGLNRLENHDAIEAGLRKNVPLAAKAGVPNVITFSGLRSGMTDWEGARNTIIGLKRLRSLMEDNGVTLCVELLNSKKDHRDYMCDHTNWGVTVMAEVGSNNIKLLYDIYHMQIMEGDLIATITANHQWIGHFHTGGVPGRHELDDTQEINWVGVMKGIAATGYKGYVAHEFVPSKDPLTSLRQAVDLCDV
- a CDS encoding S1 RNA-binding domain-containing protein; the encoded protein is MSDNTIPGTESILPTAPESDSHATENSSSAGDMQAAEPQTLSVVDPKIDPEIAAEVEAEVQAAHTAEPSPAPVAEQIKPAAVPAAEAKAAEVKLAEVEPAAEPEESFADIFSEFQRTHSRREGESQIRGTVVAVTADSVLVDIGFKSEGILPLTAFATAKEPVKVGDALQVSVKGRDEDGYYQLSLFRTAVPKDWTSLERAFAEKSTIVGTVTGVVKGGLHVDVGVRAFLPASRSGARDTAELEKLVGQEIRVRITKLDVQDEDVVVDRRVVTEEEALEGKARRYAEVQEGAVLDGTVRSLMEYGAFVDLGGVDGLLHISDIAWSRVANVADVLTVGQQIEVKVLKIDPETRRIALGLKQLQPHPWDAVAEKYTAGQRVRGVVTRIAEFGAFVELEPGVEGLVHLSEMSWSKRVYKATEVVNLGDVIDAVILAIAIPERRISLGLKQALGDPWVEAAARMVPGSIIEGPVASITKFGAFIQASEGVEGLVHISEIVADRRLNHPSDVLRVGQVVRALVLDLDKEKRQLRLSMKQLIPTSLDEFLAEHKAGDAVTGRIASIENGVAQVEIGEGIFCSCKLPAAGPAQATAQPEPEAPKPAAVDLSALSSMLKTKWKTGSSPTDAASPKAKSKTVEPAGPGQVRSFRISQIDSAAKRISLELVG
- a CDS encoding aromatic ring-hydroxylating oxygenase subunit alpha — encoded protein: MDQRLVSILALYDETAPLNEARTIPAPWYFDPAIAKLEEQHVFGGNWQVVGRTGQVANPGDYFTAELASEPILVVRGADGQLRAFYNVCRHHAAAVATAPYGHAQSFRCPYHGWNYGLDGSLKGMPEFAGVCNFDRAANGLVPIAVDAWESFVFVNLAPNPAPLGNFLGDLVSRVTPLGLGNLHFHSRREYTLNCNWKVYVDNYLDGGYHVPHLHKGLNSVLDYAHYTIENGERYCLQSSPMVASEDAQIAATRTGDRAWYFWLYPNFMINIYDGVMDTNLVVSHGVDKCRVIFDFYFSDISSGREEHNRASIATSDKVQDEDVAICESVQKGLASRSYGAGRLSVRRETGEHLFHRLLARDLRSGNEFDAKEPFRLAVR
- a CDS encoding phytoene desaturase family protein; this translates as MISGDNYLSAAATLGLIGVPRPVKELAAQQWDAIVVGAGHNGLACAAYLARAGERVLVLESRERIGGACTVEEAFPGVKMSPCAYLAGLLHPLVIKELNLPARGFTWSPATNGLFVPFLDGRSIQLWDDDAQCDAEVQRFAPRDLEGFRAMCAVIRRLRNALRPPDERDVWIGEAPTREQIEERLGNDTEARAVLFDWSMAEFVEHYLEDEQLQVAYLGQGVIGTNASPFDKGTASVRFHHSSGRLGGMPGMWGYVKGGMGMVSFYLCDAAREAGAVVAAGVPVARILPGEGVLLEGGEKISAPVVISNADPRVTLRLLGAQADAGWRARVESVPIEGCTVKLNVLLKELPNFKARPGIDEPHHYGQINAPLTKAEWKQSFAAAKDGRLPEQLWCELYFQSVHDASVVPEGKHTMSVFAQYVPHTFAHGSWDDHRQAARKLALDSIGRFCSNIPEAVEDAQVLGPPDIEKKVGLTGGHIFQGEILPQYMWSNRLTARTPMPGVYLCGACTHPGGSVIAMNGRNAAMAVLKDVSALVGR